From a single Narcine bancroftii isolate sNarBan1 unplaced genomic scaffold, sNarBan1.hap1 Scaffold_166, whole genome shotgun sequence genomic region:
- the LOC138750555 gene encoding uncharacterized protein, whose product MTAWCKGDTQCVPVPLMDHIFPLLPPACMLQPTTIAKAGIQWFCKRWSTTDSGELSLYWSLSHHISMSITSLCFPFTLQFLRCVCWPGSTHDARVLANSPLYRKEEDQGGYHFPPDVSKDVNGVEVPAHLVGHLAYPLRNWLMKGFTQHQGLDLDQQRFNKALNSARIVVEHAYCRLNGCRWCLSNRLDISTTLVPGVVFARCVLHNICEINKEDFLSEWTLVEADGPAPISTDCRNQQAHGHQAIHSAILSIL is encoded by the exons ATGACAGCTTGGTgcaaaggggatacccaatgtgtgccggtgccattgatggatcacatattcccattattgcccccagcttgcatgctgcagcctactacaatcgcaaaggcTGGCATTCAATGGTTCTGCAAGCGGTGGTcgaccacagattctggtgagctaagcctttattggtctttatcacatcacatctcaatgtctatcacttcactgtgctttccattcacgttacagtttctcagatgtgtttgttgGCCGGGCAGTACCCATGATGCccgagtgcttgccaactctcctctgtatagaaaggAAGAGGACCAGGGCGGATACCACTTCCCACCTGAC gtgtccaaggatgttaatggagtggaggtTCCAGCGCATCTTGTGGGTCATCTGGCATATCCACTACGaaattggctgatgaaggggttcacacagcaccaaggactggatctggatcagcaaagatttaacaaggcccttaattctgcaaggatagtggtggaacatgcatatTGCCGTCTAAATGGCTGCCGGTGGTGCCTGTCCAACCGTCTGGATATCTCTACCACCTTAGTCCCAGGTGTTGTGTTTGCTCGCTGTgtcctgcacaatatatgtgagattaacaaggaagactttCTGTCAGAGTGGAcgttggttgaagcagatggtcctgcacccattagcacagattgtcgcaatcagcaggcccatgggcaccaggccatccattctgccattttgtccatcctgtaa